In the Salvia miltiorrhiza cultivar Shanhuang (shh) chromosome 8, IMPLAD_Smil_shh, whole genome shotgun sequence genome, TTGTTTAGAGCTGCTGGGTTTGTGGTAGCTGCATGTATGGTTGCTCGTTTTATTAGTAGATTGATTGTTGTTGCCTTACCTTGCCTTGAGATTCATATATATGTTGTAACTAAGTTGTATATCTTTATTCCTCAATTTTGTCTACCAATTTCGTTTGTGCTTTCTTTACTTTGGGTGGAGAAGGGTGAATGTGATTCATTGTATATGTGTGATGCTGATGAACAAAAAACGTTACAAAATGTTGCAAGGAATCTTGTAGATTCTTATACGAGGATTTGGGTTTTATTAAACCTGTAGATTCGTGTGGAGTTTTCACACGTGCAGAAAAGCACATTTATTGCGTCCAAGATGGAcggaaaaaattaatattttttattagaaGTTTTggtaaataaaatcatgaattgttttcaaattataaaatttgcgATAAGTTCAAGAGTGGTAGAAATCAAACTCTagaatttatttgttaatagcCCATTTTATACCTAAGTTCGCAAGTCGGAGAGAATATCAACTCATAAAATGCTccattcatatttatttaaactagtgtgtaacccgtcgaatttcgacgggaaaCTTTGtacattatttttcattatagcATATAAAATGgtctttatattaattatttttaaattttatttttatttaactaaaataaattgttAGTACTGTTCAAACTATAATAATCTTAACAATTTTTGTCagttatatgttaattttttgttgagaaTTAAAACAGAatgtctttttatataaatttttatgtgatgaaataacataaaaattgaggttggagattttagaaaaataagaaaatatttaggTAAATTTAACATAGAATATGATGAAGGATTGACACATCTATTTATTGTTAAACGGATATAGGAAAACCATCTTATATACGAACATCGTCTCATTCGAACCTTAcaaaacttttgagcattatcttgtctgTAACTTGAAATATCACATTTGATTTTTGTACGTCGAacttataattattatcttatctgaagcttgttatatgagatttggcttatgagtatcatctcatcttCAACTTGAAAGATAAAAcctgacttgtgagcatcatctcgtgtggAGCTTGAAAAACTATAACAGACTTGTAACCATCATCTTGTCTATAGTTTGATAGATCGGAATTGAGTTATAAGCATCACTCATTTGGAGTTTGAAGACCGTAGCTGAGTATCTCATTTGAAGCTTAAAGGATCGAAATTTAGTTATAAGTAttatctcgtttggagtttcgCGAACCACTTCTAACTTATGAGCATCACATTGTTTGGAGCAAAATCTACTTCTAAGTACATCTCGTATGAAGTTTGATAGATCACCTATGAATTTTTAAGATTATCTAATCTAGAGTTTGAAAGATCAAAAGTTAATTTTGAGACTCATCTCGTCTAGatctataaaaaattatatacctaGCAGAAATGCTTACAAATCAATTGGTCATTATATTATCATTAATTTAATACAAAAGATAATTTTGCAacgttgaataaataaaaaacttatgcaagcatattaaaataaattagttttaaatatatcaagaaaaattttactatattttaatttattttatatattaatattagtaTGTAGAAAATCATCTTATGTTTAACAGACAATTAGAATTTTCAGGTTTCTCAATGCTAGTACTGTGGTAAACTTGtcattcttttaaaattgaattagatAACTAACATTTAGAGTTTTCACATTTAAGTCAAACTAAATTTCACTCGAACCTActtcaaataattgaatttttcaatCCGGTTATTGGTTAATCTAGTTAAACAAAGTAACATATTTAGATCTAAAAAAagcaataataattaattcgtATTGTAGTTGGTTGATTTGATTGtataataaataacaaaacttaattatttgatctattttaaatataactatttattggCCAACTAAACATCTTCTTTACAATAAGACaatttgactaattaattaattagttggccaaataaatagtttttttaatcaaaattttaatctaatttgactaattgatcaaattaaattgatggtgcaaatatataaaggatgagatattacacaagtatttatatagtCTTTAGTCATgatggagtttgattaaaaattaatgtgGATAAGAGATACTATGACTTATGAAAAAATGAGAATGGAGGAGAATAGAGATTTTTGAAAATAGTATATGGTGTAGTTTACTTTTTATTCCAACCATTAATTACATTGCATTATATAAACATTTGACTTTCTATGataaatttgaagaaaataGTTATTGATATTAAATGTATAAAAAGTATTGCATTATATAAACATTTGACTTTCTATGataaatttgaagaaaataGTTATTGATATTAAATGTATAAAAAGTAACGGTTAtgattatattttgtttatatttttttgggaTATTTTGGATTTAAGAGGCATGAAATATGAAAGGATTTagaaaattagaaatataaGCATTCTAGGGTGCCACCTAGGATAGAGAATGATTGTGAGCTCTTCAACGTGTAAtcctttaatatattaaatagattaGAATTTTCAGGTTTCTCAATGCTAGTACTGTGGTAAACTTGtcattcttttaaaattgaattagatAACTAACATTTAGAGTTTTCACATTTAAGTCAAACTAAATTTCACTCGAACCTActtcaaataattgaatttttcaatCCGGTTATTGGTTAATCTAGTTAAACAAAGTAACATATTTAGATCTAAAAAAagcaataataattaattcgtATTGTAGTTGGTTGATTTGATTGtataataaataacaaaacttaattatttgatctattttaaatataactatttattggCCAACTAAACATCTTCTTTACAATAAGACAATTTGACTAATTAGTTAATtagttggccaaataaatagtttttttaatcaaaattttaatctaatttgactaattgatcaaattaaattgatggtgcaaatatataaaggatgagatattacacaagtatttatatagtCTTTAGTCATGACggagtttgattaaaaattattgtggATAAGAGATTCCATGACTTatgaaaaaatgagaatgaagGAGAATAGAGATTTTTGAAAATAGTATATGGTGTAGTTTACTTTTTATTCCAACCATTAATTACATTGCATTATGTAAACATTTGACTTTCTATGataaatttgaagaaaataGTTATTGATATTAAATGTATAAAAAGTATTGCATTATATAAACATTTGACTTTCTATGataaatttgaagaaaataGTTATTGATATTAAATGTATAAAAAGTAACGGTTAtgattatattttgtttatatttttttgggaTTTTTTGGATTTTAGAGGCATGAAATATGAAGGATTTagaaaattagaaatataaGCATTCTAGAGTGCCACCTAGGATAGATAATGATTGTGAACTCTTCAACATGTAAtcctttaatatattaaatagattcaGGAGAATTTATGAATTGCCTCTTTTATACCCAAATTCAAGAGTTTAACCTCAATCAATTTTTGAATTATCAACAAAATAACATATAtttctcttcaaaaaaaaaaaaaacaaaaaaaaataccctcagtcccatgaagcatgacacactttttttctgcacggaaattaagaaattgatattttgtgtattaagtgtggtaggtgaaaaaatgaaaatgtgaataaagggtaaattttttgccatttttagaaacgtgtcatgcttcgtgggacagaccaaaaaggaaactgtgtcatgcttcgtgggacgaagggaataaCATATATTTAAGACAAAAAAtgactgtttttttttttataaattacataagtaaataaagaattttTAAAGACCGCGCGACGGATGACTCGAACCCAAAACCTTAAGTCTTAGGCATTAATTAACCTCCTATCACTAGGCCAACACTGATAAAATAGGTTAACTTTAGAGTTGAAGGTAAGCCAATAACAATGATACTCATGACTATCTTTTATACTCCTTTTCTCagtcccattattcatgacctgtttttctttttgggttgtccatATTTTTTATAATGATTTTATCCTACAAATAATGTGACCTCACACTCCTTTACACATTGTTAAAGTACAATCTTATTCTTCTAAATACTCATGCACAAACTAAATAGGCTATGAATAGCTGAACAAAGGGAGTATTATAATTACGAATGGCTAGtttttattttcactatttgaaaatgactattttaataACCCTATATAAAATATCGCTAAATTGATTATAATTCAGAAattacccatttttttttttaaaaaaagagaaaaaatgggAAAGAGAAAAACGTGTAGGCCATTGACGGCGTTAAGTCCAGCGTCATCATCTTCCCATCATATCCCCTCTACTGTGAAACTTCCCTCTTCACTTCTTCACTTCCTTTCACTACTGCCATTGCATCAACTCCACCACCACCTCCCCCAAAACCCTACATTCCCCCCAATGGGCGCCCCCTCCGCCGTGGCCCCCGCTCTCACCCTCCTCCTCTCCCTCCCCCTCCTCTACTTCTTCCTCCTCACCCCCCGCCAATTCCCCATCCCCCTCTCCGACGAGCTCGACGACCTCTCCCTCTTCCACAAGGCCATCGCCATGGACTCCTCCCGCCGCTCCCCCCACCACCTCCCCGCCGCCAAATCCCACCTCTCCGCCCCCCTCCGCCCCCCCAAGATCGCCTTCCTCTTCCTCACCAACTCCGCCCTCCACTTCGCCCCCCTCTGGGAACGCTTCTTCTCCACCGCCCACCCCCACCGCTTCAACATCTACATCCACGCTGACCCCTTCGCCTCCCTCCCCCCCCTCCGCGGCGTCTTCCGCGGCCGCCTCATCCCCGCCAAGCGCACCCACCGCTCCTCCGCCACCCTCATCTCCGCCGCCCGCCGCCTCCTCGCCACCGCCATGCTCGACGACCCCGCCAACGCCTACTTCGCCCTAATCTCCCAGCACTGCATCCCCCTCCGCTCCTTCAACTACCTCCACACCTTCCTCTTCGATCTCTCCCGCCTCTCCCCAGATCTCGAATTCCCCAGCTACATCGAGATCCTCGACAACGAGTCCACCCTGTGGGACCGCTACAACGCCCGGGGCAAAAACGTGATGCCTCCCGAGGTGCATTTCCACGAATTCCGAGTCGGATCGCAGTTCTTCGTGCTCGCGCGGAAGCACGCGCTGATGGTGATCAAGGACAGGAGGCTATGGCGGAAATTCAAGCTCCCCTGCATCAACGTCGAGTCCTGCTACCCGGAGGAGCACTATTTCCCGACAATGCTGTCGATGCAGGATCCCCATGGCTGCAGCCACTACACTCTAACTAGGGTTAATTGGACCGATAGCGTCAATGGCCACCCCCACA is a window encoding:
- the LOC131000259 gene encoding glycosyltransferase BC10-like, giving the protein MGKRKTCRPLTALSPASSSSHHIPSTVKLPSSLLHFLSLLPLHQLHHHLPQNPTFPPMGAPSAVAPALTLLLSLPLLYFFLLTPRQFPIPLSDELDDLSLFHKAIAMDSSRRSPHHLPAAKSHLSAPLRPPKIAFLFLTNSALHFAPLWERFFSTAHPHRFNIYIHADPFASLPPLRGVFRGRLIPAKRTHRSSATLISAARRLLATAMLDDPANAYFALISQHCIPLRSFNYLHTFLFDLSRLSPDLEFPSYIEILDNESTLWDRYNARGKNVMPPEVHFHEFRVGSQFFVLARKHALMVIKDRRLWRKFKLPCINVESCYPEEHYFPTMLSMQDPHGCSHYTLTRVNWTDSVNGHPHTYRPPEISPQLIHRLRDSNSTSSYMFARKFSPDCLNPLMDMADSVIFKD